A stretch of DNA from Plasmodium vivax scf_7148 genomic scaffold, whole genome shotgun sequence:
ttttgttatttatatgCTTCCTTAAGAttcattattaataatataagaaaattttgCGTTTGAGTACATTTTATAGCCAATTAGAACTTagtattctttttattaaggcgtattcatataaaatattgtatAAGCCgtaaaaagacaaatatttacagatatatgataatataaattaaaaaaatattttatttcagtTTTagagaataaaaacaaataaatgtattcAAACAAACACTAACGAGAAGgaattcattatatttatcttttattgaaaaaatatattaaacttcgaaaaaaataagaaaaatttcagCTTAATTATTGTATGATTATatgtactaaaaaaaatgtaacagtATATAAAATCGTAACCATGCTTCTAAAAGTATGTatgatttataatttaataatagaTACAGTATGATTTACTGTTACAAGGTGATTACAATGGAGTAGcccaaatggaaatatataattttataacattGAATGCTTAACAATGCTTGTTATCATTGATAAGCTTATTTAAccaggaaacaaaaaaaaagtttaaaaaattacaaaaaaattttagttcttttttaatgaattacataaatgatctattttttaataggaATATTGATGACTATGATGAATATTCAAAAGCACTATATGAAAATGGGATTCTTCTTTCTTCACTTCCATTCGAAGGTTGCTGTAGTACTCTTTGTAGCTTTTCATTCAtatcattttgcttcttcctttttattttagtaaaaataatccGCAAAGCCTTGtactgtaaaaaaataaattggtaaaattataatttatttattatatataattaaaagagtatgaataatttttttaacgtaataaattttagttTACTTTCATAAGAAGTATCAGCAACAGAATAATTATCAATGGTACTACAGCgtttatgatatattttttatattttattatgagGTTGAATACACTAGTGTCTTGgtcaaataaattttcgCTGAAAGCTACTTTCTCTGTATTCTCATCTGGACGTGAATTCTCATTACGCGTTAATGAATTTGTAGCAGCGTCATTTGTATCATGTGTGCctgtaattttattatatttttacgaatTTGTAATAAGAATAATATCAAAGTACAtaactttcattttttacatggaTCTCCCTCcaagaataaattattctaAGGGGGtgtgataaaaatgaagatgaagTTCGTTGATAACATCCATCTTTTAGAGAGTATTCACTTTttgtatcctttttttttgttgttttttacCTCTATTAGCATGTACAAGTGTATCATGATTTGCCATTTGGTTAACATTTGACTCATTTGTCCCAACTGATTCTGATGGACCGGTATCAGTTTCCCTTAGTGCTTGTCCATTATTATCAGATGCCCTTTGCAAAATATCTGCAGTATTACCTGTAGAAAAAGCCATatcaaaaaggagaattTCCTTTAGTATGTATTTCTAGAGTATTTTTAAGTTTCGATATGTCGTCAATTATAACTCATACGTCATTTTACGATTAAAAATAGTATTATGCATAATTAACACTGTCAAAGTGTCCACTAACAACATTAGGCACTTTATTGTCAAGGGAAATTAATAATACAATTCACCAAAGTTTTCTGAAGAAAATGTAGACTTACCAGCATCAGGCACAACACCtagatattttttacaagGAGCAACTTCACCGCGTGCTTCATCGCAATTAGATTTTCCATCAGTACATACACAACTAGTAGATTTAACATGAGAAGGTGCATGACCAGATTTATCTACAGAAACTCCATCCACAATGACACTGCTACCCGATTCTTCGGTAACAATATCTTCACTAGCAGGGGATTCTCTATCTTTATCTACATCAACAGGAGCTTTATCACCAAGAGTGCTAGGAGCAGTATGAGGAACAGTAGAAACTAGATCACCAGTTGCCCTACCAGGTATGTAAGTGACATCACCTCTATCACCTGCTTTTTGATCTTCAAAGATTTTACTCGCAGCTGCTTGCCGAACAGGGTTATTATTATCTGAAGTGTGATTACCAGCATGGAGATCTTGAATATCGCCTTTACTTAAATGCTCTACTTGAGTAGTATTATCTGAATTGGATTCCCCAGAGGATGAAGTTTGTGAGGGAAGATCACTTGCTTGAATACCTAATTCACTGCTTGAGAGAGTATCGGATGCCGATACAGGTTGGGATAACTGTTTTTCTTCTACATTTGTGCTAGAATGGTCATTATCTATTTGTTTAGATTCCTTTACTTGGGTCATGTCCAAATTATCGGGAGGTTTAATATCACCTTGACCCTGAGGACtttcttttgtttgttttgttaCTTCTCCCTGAGCATGGCTTGAACTTTGTTTTACAATACCTTCTCTTTGCGAACTTTCCAATTTAGGTGTTCTTGCGTCCACTCCCAACTGGGATTTACCATTCACTGTTTCAgctctttcatttttacaaccACTTCTTCCGCAAGCTTCTTTTGTTCCGCTTTTTAATACAGATCCTTTGTTGGCAGaaggaatatattttttattgcattcAGGAATTTCGGGACATTCCTCTATAAAATCCTTTATATTGTCATTTTGAATTAATTTAACAGTTACTAAATTTTTAACGTAACAATGATTTAATTCtctatctttttcttttatatttttttttattatatcacACCTTTTACAGAATTCTCTTTGATTACTTTTACTTAATGCTTCTATTTGCCTTACAAACTCATTTCGATATCTTGAATAATCACTTATGCATTTAGGCTGTATGTATCTTTTGATAAGATCACTACTAATCCTGGA
This window harbors:
- a CDS encoding hypothetical protein (encoded by transcript PVX_107230A), with the translated sequence MSSWAGTSRISSDLIKRYIQPKCISDYSRYRNEFVRQIEALSKSNQREFCKRCDIIKKNIKEKDRELNHCYVKNLVTVKLIQNDNIKDFIEECPEIPECNKKYIPSANKGSVLKSGTKEACGRSGCKNERAETVNGKSQLGVDARTPKLESSQREGIVKQSSSHAQGEVTKQTKESPQGQGDIKPPDNLDMTQVKESKQIDNDHSSTNVEEKQLSQPVSASDTLSSSELGIQASDLPSQTSSSGESNSDNTTQVEHLSKGDIQDLHAGNHTSDNNNPVRQAAASKIFEDQKAGDRGDVTYIPGRATGDLVSTVPHTAPSTLGDKAPVDVDKDRESPASEDIVTEESGSSVIVDGVSVDKSGHAPSHVKSTSCVCTDGKSNCDEARGEVAPCKKYLGVVPDAGKSTFSSENFGELYY